Proteins encoded within one genomic window of Panicum virgatum strain AP13 chromosome 1N, P.virgatum_v5, whole genome shotgun sequence:
- the LOC120654965 gene encoding transcription factor TGAL9-like isoform X1 has product MGDRPWQQQPHEQASYPHAGMVQAASSSAHGGIIRKEGGGGYDDMAEFDQVLFLYLNSQDQTSAIQDQPQTLNIFPSQPMHVVEPALPKHQGSMGTNNTTPNAGAGPSSKRPPPAAGGPKDGKTAAVKREAGSSGGALGSGTPSTSKHQEGPRTPDAKTLRRLAQNREAARKSRLRKKAYIQNLETSRIRLSQLEQELHRSRTQEAVFGGGVLSGGNGRLSPEAAWFDVEHARWQEEHGKMMRHLRAALEAEEHAHAAAPAADAQLRQMVDAAAAHHGVLAELKAAVAWADASHLVSGAWASAAERCFLWIGGFRPSELIKVAVRHAEPLTEPQAMGVCGVQQWARDAEAALDHELQAMHRSVSETVSSDAAALLCPYSDVPGYMATMSLAIGKLASLEAFVRQADALRLQALHRLPQILTARQSARCFLAIADYSNRLRALSELWHTRPRHEPPANTPPAGSSHGQLHQSRDGLV; this is encoded by the exons ATGGGGGATAGGCcatggcagcagcagccacatGAGCAGGCTTCCTATCCACACGCCGGGATGGTTCAAgctgcttcctcctccgcccATGGCGGTATCAT CAGAAAGGAAGGTGGAGGGGGATACGACGACATGGCAGAATTCGATCAAGTCCTCTTCCTCTACCTCAACAGCCAGGATCAAACATCAGCTATTCAAGATCAACCTC AAACTCTCAACATCTTCCCTTCTCAGCCAATGCACGTCGTCGAGCCTGCACTACCGAAG CATCAGGGATCCATGGGGACTAACAACACGACGCcgaacgccggcgccggcccttCTTCgaagcggccgccgccggcagcaggAGGCCCCAAGGACGGCAAGACGGCTGCCGTCAAG agaGAAGCAGGGAGCAGCGGTGGCGCCTTGGGCAGCGGGACGCCGTCGACCTCGAAACACCAGGAGGGCCCCAGGACGCCGGACGCCAAGACGCTGAGAAGGCTCGCTCAGAACAGGGAGGCGGCAAGGAAGAGCAGGCTCCGAAAGAAG GCTTACATTCAGAACCTAGAGACAAGCAGGATTAGGCTGTCCCAGCTGGAACAAGAGCTGCACAGATCCAGAACTCAG GAAGCAGTGTTTGGTGGTGGAGTTCTTTCTGGTGGCAATGGCAGATTAAGCCCAG AGGCGGCATGGTTCGACGTGGAGCACGCGCGGTGGCAGGAGGAGCACGGCAAGATGATGCGGCACCtgcgggcggcgctggaggcggaggagcatgcgcacgccgcggcgccggcggcggacgcgCAGCTGCGGCAGATGGTGGACGCGGCCGCGGCGCACCACGGCGTGCTGGCGGAGCTGAAGGCCGCGGTGGCGTGGGCCGACGCGTCCCACCTCGTGTCCGGGGCGTGGGCGTCCGCCGCCGAGCGCTGCTTCCTCTGGATCGGCGGCTTCCGCCCCTCGGAGCTCATCAAG GTAGCCGTCCGGCACGCGGAGCCCCTGACGGAGCCACAGGCGATGGGCGTGTGCGGCGTGCAGCAGTGGGCGAGggacgcggaggcggcgctggacCACGAGCTGCAGGCGATGCACCGCTCCGTCTCGGAGACCGTCTCCTCCGACGCCGCGGCGCTGCTCTGCCCCTACTCCGACGTGCCCGGCTACATGGCCACCATGTCCCTCGCCATCGGCAAGCTCGCCTCCCTCGAAGCCTTCGTCAGACAA GCGGACGCGCTGAGGCTGCAGGCGCTGCACCGACTGCCGCAGATCCTGACGGCGCGGCAGTCGGCGCGGTGCTTCCTCGCCATCGCCGACTACTCCAACCGCCTCCGCGCGCTCAGCGAGCTCTGGCACACCCGGCCGCGCCACGAACCGCCGGCAAACACACCGCCGGCCGGGTCCAGCCACGGACAACTCCACCAAAGTAGGGATGGTTTGGTATAG
- the LOC120654965 gene encoding transcription factor TGAL9-like isoform X4 has product MGDRPWQQQPHEQASYPHAGMVQAASSSAHGGIIRKEGGGGYDDMAEFDQVLFLYLNSQDQTSAIQDQPQTLNIFPSQPMHVVEPALPKREAGSSGGALGSGTPSTSKHQEGPRTPDAKTLRRLAQNREAARKSRLRKKAYIQNLETSRIRLSQLEQELHRSRTQEAVFGGGVLSGGNGRLSPEAAWFDVEHARWQEEHGKMMRHLRAALEAEEHAHAAAPAADAQLRQMVDAAAAHHGVLAELKAAVAWADASHLVSGAWASAAERCFLWIGGFRPSELIKVAVRHAEPLTEPQAMGVCGVQQWARDAEAALDHELQAMHRSVSETVSSDAAALLCPYSDVPGYMATMSLAIGKLASLEAFVRQADALRLQALHRLPQILTARQSARCFLAIADYSNRLRALSELWHTRPRHEPPANTPPAGSSHGQLHQSRDGLV; this is encoded by the exons ATGGGGGATAGGCcatggcagcagcagccacatGAGCAGGCTTCCTATCCACACGCCGGGATGGTTCAAgctgcttcctcctccgcccATGGCGGTATCAT CAGAAAGGAAGGTGGAGGGGGATACGACGACATGGCAGAATTCGATCAAGTCCTCTTCCTCTACCTCAACAGCCAGGATCAAACATCAGCTATTCAAGATCAACCTC AAACTCTCAACATCTTCCCTTCTCAGCCAATGCACGTCGTCGAGCCTGCACTACCGAAG agaGAAGCAGGGAGCAGCGGTGGCGCCTTGGGCAGCGGGACGCCGTCGACCTCGAAACACCAGGAGGGCCCCAGGACGCCGGACGCCAAGACGCTGAGAAGGCTCGCTCAGAACAGGGAGGCGGCAAGGAAGAGCAGGCTCCGAAAGAAG GCTTACATTCAGAACCTAGAGACAAGCAGGATTAGGCTGTCCCAGCTGGAACAAGAGCTGCACAGATCCAGAACTCAG GAAGCAGTGTTTGGTGGTGGAGTTCTTTCTGGTGGCAATGGCAGATTAAGCCCAG AGGCGGCATGGTTCGACGTGGAGCACGCGCGGTGGCAGGAGGAGCACGGCAAGATGATGCGGCACCtgcgggcggcgctggaggcggaggagcatgcgcacgccgcggcgccggcggcggacgcgCAGCTGCGGCAGATGGTGGACGCGGCCGCGGCGCACCACGGCGTGCTGGCGGAGCTGAAGGCCGCGGTGGCGTGGGCCGACGCGTCCCACCTCGTGTCCGGGGCGTGGGCGTCCGCCGCCGAGCGCTGCTTCCTCTGGATCGGCGGCTTCCGCCCCTCGGAGCTCATCAAG GTAGCCGTCCGGCACGCGGAGCCCCTGACGGAGCCACAGGCGATGGGCGTGTGCGGCGTGCAGCAGTGGGCGAGggacgcggaggcggcgctggacCACGAGCTGCAGGCGATGCACCGCTCCGTCTCGGAGACCGTCTCCTCCGACGCCGCGGCGCTGCTCTGCCCCTACTCCGACGTGCCCGGCTACATGGCCACCATGTCCCTCGCCATCGGCAAGCTCGCCTCCCTCGAAGCCTTCGTCAGACAA GCGGACGCGCTGAGGCTGCAGGCGCTGCACCGACTGCCGCAGATCCTGACGGCGCGGCAGTCGGCGCGGTGCTTCCTCGCCATCGCCGACTACTCCAACCGCCTCCGCGCGCTCAGCGAGCTCTGGCACACCCGGCCGCGCCACGAACCGCCGGCAAACACACCGCCGGCCGGGTCCAGCCACGGACAACTCCACCAAAGTAGGGATGGTTTGGTATAG
- the LOC120654965 gene encoding transcription factor TGAL9-like isoform X3 — protein sequence MGDRPWQQQPHEQASYPHAGMVQAASSSAHGGIIRKEGGGGYDDMAEFDQVLFLYLNSQDQTSAIQDQPQTLNIFPSQPMHVVEPALPKGSMGTNNTTPNAGAGPSSKRPPPAAGGPKDGKTAAVKREAGSSGGALGSGTPSTSKHQEGPRTPDAKTLRRLAQNREAARKSRLRKKAYIQNLETSRIRLSQLEQELHRSRTQEAVFGGGVLSGGNGRLSPEAAWFDVEHARWQEEHGKMMRHLRAALEAEEHAHAAAPAADAQLRQMVDAAAAHHGVLAELKAAVAWADASHLVSGAWASAAERCFLWIGGFRPSELIKVAVRHAEPLTEPQAMGVCGVQQWARDAEAALDHELQAMHRSVSETVSSDAAALLCPYSDVPGYMATMSLAIGKLASLEAFVRQADALRLQALHRLPQILTARQSARCFLAIADYSNRLRALSELWHTRPRHEPPANTPPAGSSHGQLHQSRDGLV from the exons ATGGGGGATAGGCcatggcagcagcagccacatGAGCAGGCTTCCTATCCACACGCCGGGATGGTTCAAgctgcttcctcctccgcccATGGCGGTATCAT CAGAAAGGAAGGTGGAGGGGGATACGACGACATGGCAGAATTCGATCAAGTCCTCTTCCTCTACCTCAACAGCCAGGATCAAACATCAGCTATTCAAGATCAACCTC AAACTCTCAACATCTTCCCTTCTCAGCCAATGCACGTCGTCGAGCCTGCACTACCGAAG GGATCCATGGGGACTAACAACACGACGCcgaacgccggcgccggcccttCTTCgaagcggccgccgccggcagcaggAGGCCCCAAGGACGGCAAGACGGCTGCCGTCAAG agaGAAGCAGGGAGCAGCGGTGGCGCCTTGGGCAGCGGGACGCCGTCGACCTCGAAACACCAGGAGGGCCCCAGGACGCCGGACGCCAAGACGCTGAGAAGGCTCGCTCAGAACAGGGAGGCGGCAAGGAAGAGCAGGCTCCGAAAGAAG GCTTACATTCAGAACCTAGAGACAAGCAGGATTAGGCTGTCCCAGCTGGAACAAGAGCTGCACAGATCCAGAACTCAG GAAGCAGTGTTTGGTGGTGGAGTTCTTTCTGGTGGCAATGGCAGATTAAGCCCAG AGGCGGCATGGTTCGACGTGGAGCACGCGCGGTGGCAGGAGGAGCACGGCAAGATGATGCGGCACCtgcgggcggcgctggaggcggaggagcatgcgcacgccgcggcgccggcggcggacgcgCAGCTGCGGCAGATGGTGGACGCGGCCGCGGCGCACCACGGCGTGCTGGCGGAGCTGAAGGCCGCGGTGGCGTGGGCCGACGCGTCCCACCTCGTGTCCGGGGCGTGGGCGTCCGCCGCCGAGCGCTGCTTCCTCTGGATCGGCGGCTTCCGCCCCTCGGAGCTCATCAAG GTAGCCGTCCGGCACGCGGAGCCCCTGACGGAGCCACAGGCGATGGGCGTGTGCGGCGTGCAGCAGTGGGCGAGggacgcggaggcggcgctggacCACGAGCTGCAGGCGATGCACCGCTCCGTCTCGGAGACCGTCTCCTCCGACGCCGCGGCGCTGCTCTGCCCCTACTCCGACGTGCCCGGCTACATGGCCACCATGTCCCTCGCCATCGGCAAGCTCGCCTCCCTCGAAGCCTTCGTCAGACAA GCGGACGCGCTGAGGCTGCAGGCGCTGCACCGACTGCCGCAGATCCTGACGGCGCGGCAGTCGGCGCGGTGCTTCCTCGCCATCGCCGACTACTCCAACCGCCTCCGCGCGCTCAGCGAGCTCTGGCACACCCGGCCGCGCCACGAACCGCCGGCAAACACACCGCCGGCCGGGTCCAGCCACGGACAACTCCACCAAAGTAGGGATGGTTTGGTATAG
- the LOC120654965 gene encoding transcription factor TGAL9-like isoform X2 — translation MGDRPWQQQPHEQASYPHAGMVQAASSSAHGGIIKEGGGGYDDMAEFDQVLFLYLNSQDQTSAIQDQPQTLNIFPSQPMHVVEPALPKHQGSMGTNNTTPNAGAGPSSKRPPPAAGGPKDGKTAAVKREAGSSGGALGSGTPSTSKHQEGPRTPDAKTLRRLAQNREAARKSRLRKKAYIQNLETSRIRLSQLEQELHRSRTQEAVFGGGVLSGGNGRLSPEAAWFDVEHARWQEEHGKMMRHLRAALEAEEHAHAAAPAADAQLRQMVDAAAAHHGVLAELKAAVAWADASHLVSGAWASAAERCFLWIGGFRPSELIKVAVRHAEPLTEPQAMGVCGVQQWARDAEAALDHELQAMHRSVSETVSSDAAALLCPYSDVPGYMATMSLAIGKLASLEAFVRQADALRLQALHRLPQILTARQSARCFLAIADYSNRLRALSELWHTRPRHEPPANTPPAGSSHGQLHQSRDGLV, via the exons ATGGGGGATAGGCcatggcagcagcagccacatGAGCAGGCTTCCTATCCACACGCCGGGATGGTTCAAgctgcttcctcctccgcccATGGCGGTATCAT AAAGGAAGGTGGAGGGGGATACGACGACATGGCAGAATTCGATCAAGTCCTCTTCCTCTACCTCAACAGCCAGGATCAAACATCAGCTATTCAAGATCAACCTC AAACTCTCAACATCTTCCCTTCTCAGCCAATGCACGTCGTCGAGCCTGCACTACCGAAG CATCAGGGATCCATGGGGACTAACAACACGACGCcgaacgccggcgccggcccttCTTCgaagcggccgccgccggcagcaggAGGCCCCAAGGACGGCAAGACGGCTGCCGTCAAG agaGAAGCAGGGAGCAGCGGTGGCGCCTTGGGCAGCGGGACGCCGTCGACCTCGAAACACCAGGAGGGCCCCAGGACGCCGGACGCCAAGACGCTGAGAAGGCTCGCTCAGAACAGGGAGGCGGCAAGGAAGAGCAGGCTCCGAAAGAAG GCTTACATTCAGAACCTAGAGACAAGCAGGATTAGGCTGTCCCAGCTGGAACAAGAGCTGCACAGATCCAGAACTCAG GAAGCAGTGTTTGGTGGTGGAGTTCTTTCTGGTGGCAATGGCAGATTAAGCCCAG AGGCGGCATGGTTCGACGTGGAGCACGCGCGGTGGCAGGAGGAGCACGGCAAGATGATGCGGCACCtgcgggcggcgctggaggcggaggagcatgcgcacgccgcggcgccggcggcggacgcgCAGCTGCGGCAGATGGTGGACGCGGCCGCGGCGCACCACGGCGTGCTGGCGGAGCTGAAGGCCGCGGTGGCGTGGGCCGACGCGTCCCACCTCGTGTCCGGGGCGTGGGCGTCCGCCGCCGAGCGCTGCTTCCTCTGGATCGGCGGCTTCCGCCCCTCGGAGCTCATCAAG GTAGCCGTCCGGCACGCGGAGCCCCTGACGGAGCCACAGGCGATGGGCGTGTGCGGCGTGCAGCAGTGGGCGAGggacgcggaggcggcgctggacCACGAGCTGCAGGCGATGCACCGCTCCGTCTCGGAGACCGTCTCCTCCGACGCCGCGGCGCTGCTCTGCCCCTACTCCGACGTGCCCGGCTACATGGCCACCATGTCCCTCGCCATCGGCAAGCTCGCCTCCCTCGAAGCCTTCGTCAGACAA GCGGACGCGCTGAGGCTGCAGGCGCTGCACCGACTGCCGCAGATCCTGACGGCGCGGCAGTCGGCGCGGTGCTTCCTCGCCATCGCCGACTACTCCAACCGCCTCCGCGCGCTCAGCGAGCTCTGGCACACCCGGCCGCGCCACGAACCGCCGGCAAACACACCGCCGGCCGGGTCCAGCCACGGACAACTCCACCAAAGTAGGGATGGTTTGGTATAG
- the LOC120654965 gene encoding transcription factor TGAL9-like isoform X5 has translation MAEFDQVLFLYLNSQDQTSAIQDQPQTLNIFPSQPMHVVEPALPKHQGSMGTNNTTPNAGAGPSSKRPPPAAGGPKDGKTAAVKREAGSSGGALGSGTPSTSKHQEGPRTPDAKTLRRLAQNREAARKSRLRKKAYIQNLETSRIRLSQLEQELHRSRTQEAVFGGGVLSGGNGRLSPEAAWFDVEHARWQEEHGKMMRHLRAALEAEEHAHAAAPAADAQLRQMVDAAAAHHGVLAELKAAVAWADASHLVSGAWASAAERCFLWIGGFRPSELIKVAVRHAEPLTEPQAMGVCGVQQWARDAEAALDHELQAMHRSVSETVSSDAAALLCPYSDVPGYMATMSLAIGKLASLEAFVRQADALRLQALHRLPQILTARQSARCFLAIADYSNRLRALSELWHTRPRHEPPANTPPAGSSHGQLHQSRDGLV, from the exons ATGGCAGAATTCGATCAAGTCCTCTTCCTCTACCTCAACAGCCAGGATCAAACATCAGCTATTCAAGATCAACCTC AAACTCTCAACATCTTCCCTTCTCAGCCAATGCACGTCGTCGAGCCTGCACTACCGAAG CATCAGGGATCCATGGGGACTAACAACACGACGCcgaacgccggcgccggcccttCTTCgaagcggccgccgccggcagcaggAGGCCCCAAGGACGGCAAGACGGCTGCCGTCAAG agaGAAGCAGGGAGCAGCGGTGGCGCCTTGGGCAGCGGGACGCCGTCGACCTCGAAACACCAGGAGGGCCCCAGGACGCCGGACGCCAAGACGCTGAGAAGGCTCGCTCAGAACAGGGAGGCGGCAAGGAAGAGCAGGCTCCGAAAGAAG GCTTACATTCAGAACCTAGAGACAAGCAGGATTAGGCTGTCCCAGCTGGAACAAGAGCTGCACAGATCCAGAACTCAG GAAGCAGTGTTTGGTGGTGGAGTTCTTTCTGGTGGCAATGGCAGATTAAGCCCAG AGGCGGCATGGTTCGACGTGGAGCACGCGCGGTGGCAGGAGGAGCACGGCAAGATGATGCGGCACCtgcgggcggcgctggaggcggaggagcatgcgcacgccgcggcgccggcggcggacgcgCAGCTGCGGCAGATGGTGGACGCGGCCGCGGCGCACCACGGCGTGCTGGCGGAGCTGAAGGCCGCGGTGGCGTGGGCCGACGCGTCCCACCTCGTGTCCGGGGCGTGGGCGTCCGCCGCCGAGCGCTGCTTCCTCTGGATCGGCGGCTTCCGCCCCTCGGAGCTCATCAAG GTAGCCGTCCGGCACGCGGAGCCCCTGACGGAGCCACAGGCGATGGGCGTGTGCGGCGTGCAGCAGTGGGCGAGggacgcggaggcggcgctggacCACGAGCTGCAGGCGATGCACCGCTCCGTCTCGGAGACCGTCTCCTCCGACGCCGCGGCGCTGCTCTGCCCCTACTCCGACGTGCCCGGCTACATGGCCACCATGTCCCTCGCCATCGGCAAGCTCGCCTCCCTCGAAGCCTTCGTCAGACAA GCGGACGCGCTGAGGCTGCAGGCGCTGCACCGACTGCCGCAGATCCTGACGGCGCGGCAGTCGGCGCGGTGCTTCCTCGCCATCGCCGACTACTCCAACCGCCTCCGCGCGCTCAGCGAGCTCTGGCACACCCGGCCGCGCCACGAACCGCCGGCAAACACACCGCCGGCCGGGTCCAGCCACGGACAACTCCACCAAAGTAGGGATGGTTTGGTATAG
- the LOC120654966 gene encoding protein ABHD18-like, giving the protein MVSVNLGLVHYVLDHIYGTLLHRTKLGTPFFSKGWGGTKLDLLERMVKQLFPEAHCQNWPPTAVHPMWKTVWETNSSCLREGVFRTTCDERLIDALPPESHNARVAFLTPKNITPEKMACVVHLAGTGDHTFERRLRLGGPLLKNNIATMVLESPYYGQRRPSMQRGAKLQCVSDLLLLGKATIDEARSLLYWLQTEAGYGKMGICGLSMGGVHAAMVGSLHPTPIATLPFLAPHSAVVPFCEGVYKYATAWDVLREDAAAITQHVTSLTEDAAQKTGITIEQVRDRLRSVLSLTDVTRFPVPKNPQAVIFVGATDDGYIPRHSVMELQKAWPGSEVRWVTGGHVSSFFLHNDAFRKAIVDALDRL; this is encoded by the exons ATGGTATCAGTTAATCTTGGGTTAGTACATTATGTACTGGACCACATATATGGAACTCTTCTTCATCGCACCAAATTAGGAACACCGTTTTTCTCAAAAGGATGGGGAGGTACCAAACTTGATTTGCTAGAGAGGATGGTGAAGCAGTTATTCCCTGAGGCACATTGCCAAAACTGGCCACCAACTGCTGTCCATCCAATGTGGAAAACAGTTTGGGAGACAAACAGTTCGTGTCTGCGAGAGGGTGTTTTCAGGACTACATGTGATGAGAGATTAATCGATGCATTGCCCCCTGAGAGTCACAATGCAAGAGTTGCTTTTCTTACTCCTAAAAACATCACACCAGAGAAGATGGCATGCGTGGTCCATCTTGCAG gCACTGGTGATCACACATTTGAGCGCAGGCTTCGGCTCGGTGGGCCTCTTCTGAAGAACAATATTGCAACTATGGTTCTTGAGAG CCCCTATTATGGACAGCGCCGTCCTAGTATGCAGCGTGGTGCAAAGCTCCAGTGTGTGAGCGACTTATTACTCTTAGGGAAAGCCACAATTGATGAAGCTCGCAGTCTACTGTACTGGCTGCAGACTGAGGCTGGCTATGGCAAGATGGGCATATGTGGACTCAGCATGG GTGGTGTCCATGCTGCGATGGTGGGATCCCTGCATCCTACACCTATTGCCACACTGCCATTTCTCGCTCCACACTCTGCCGTAGTACCTTTCTGTGAAGGAGTCTACAAATATGCCACAGCTTGGGATGTGTTGAGAGAAGATGCAGCAGCAATTACTCAACATGTAACATCTTTGACGGAAGATGCAGCACAGAAAACTGGGATCACTATCGAGCAAGTCAGAGATAGGTTGCGGTCAGTGTTGTCTTTGACTGACGTCACTAGATTTCCAGTCCCAAAGAATCCGCAGGCTGTCATCTTTGTTGGTGCAACG GATGATGGCTACATTCCCAGACATTCAGTTATGGAGCTCCAGAAGGCATGGCCAGGCTCAGAAGTCCGATGGGTAACAGGCGGCCATGTTTCCTCCTTTTTCCTCCACAACGACGCGTTCCGCAAGGCCATTGTTGATGCCCTTGACAGATTGTAA
- the LOC120654967 gene encoding uncharacterized protein LOC120654967, translating into MARGPGVPVAAVVILTAAAWLGAEGKTCTNAFPGLTSHTERAAAQLRPEPASNHHGHEHGQEQHLTHTDESTWMSLMPRRALRREEALDWLMLYRKLRGATTGAPLPGAAGAFLSEASLHDVRLEPGSLYWQAQQTNLEYLLLLDVDRLVWSFRKQVGLTAPGTPYGGWEGPDVQLRGHFVGHYLSATAKMWASTHNDTLKVKMSSVVDALYYCQKKMGTGYLSAFPSEFFDWVEAIRPVWAPYYTIHKIMQGLLDQYTVAGNSKALDMVVKMANYFSDRVMNVIQKYSIERHWESLNEETGGMNDVLYQLYTITNDLKHLTLAHLFDKPCFLGLLAVQADSISGFHSNTHIPVVIGAQMRYEVTGDPLYKQIATFFMDTINSSHSYATGGTSAGEFWTYPKHLAETLSTENEESCTTYNMLKISRNLFRWTKEIAYADYYERALINGVLSIQRGTDPGVMIYMLPQAPGHSKAVSYHGWGTKYDSFWCCYGTGIESFSKLGDSIYFEEKGDTPALNIIQYIPSTFNWKAAGLTVTQQVKTLSSSDLYLQVSLSISATTTSQSAKLNFRIPSWTSADGAGATLNDKDLGSLSPGSFLSITKQWNSEDHLSLRFPIRLRTEAIKDDRPEYASLQAILFGPFVLAGLSTGDWDAKAGDSSTISDWITVVPSVYNSQLVTFTQVSNGKTFVLSSANGSLTMQERPEVDGTDTAIHATFRAHPQDSTKLHDMYSTTMKGASMLIEPFDLPGTVITNNLTLSAQKGSDSLFNIVPGLDGNPNSVSLELGNKPGCFLVTGVDYPAGTKIQVSCKSSLQSIGGILEQSASFVQTAPLRQYHRISFIAKGLKRNFILEPLYSLRDEFYTVYFNIGA; encoded by the exons ATGGCGCGAGGGCCGGGCgtgccggtggcggcggtggtgatcttaaccgccgccgcctggctcgGCGCGGAGGGGAAGACCTGCACGAATGCGTTCCCGGGGCTGACGTCGCACAcagagcgcgcggcggcgcagctgcgGCCGGAGCCGGCGTCCAATCACCACGGCCACGAGCATGGCCAGGAGCAGCACCTCACCCACACCGACGAGTCCACCTGGATGTCGCTCATGCCGCGGCGGGCGCTGCGGCGCGAGGAGGCGCTCGACTGGCTCATGCTCTACCGCAAGCTCCGGGGCGCCACCACCGGCGCGCCGTTgcccggcgcggccggcgcaTTCCTCTCCGAGGCGTCGCTGCACGACGTGCGGCTTGAGCCGGGCAGCCTATACTGGCAAGCCCAGCAGACCAACCTGGAGTATCTGCTCCTCCTGGACGTCGACCGCCTCGTCTGGAGCTTCCGCAAACAGGTCGGACTGACGGCGCCGGGAACGCCCTATGGCGGGTGGGAGGGCCCTGACGTCCAGCTCCGGGGACACTTTGTTG GGCATTACCTGAGTGCTACTGCAAAGATGTGGGCTAGCACTCACAATGATACTCTTAAAGTAAAAATGTCGTCTGTCGTTGACGCTCTCTACTATTGCCAGAAGAAGATGGGCACAGGGTACCTGTCGGCCTTCCCGTCCGAATTCTTTGATTGGGTTGAAGCCATCAGGCCTGTCTGGGCTCCTTACTACACAATCCACAAG ATTATGCAAGGCCTTCTTGATCAATACACAGTGGCTGGGAATTCCAAGGCTCTTGACATGGTGGTAAAGATGGCTAATTATTTCAGTGACCGGGTGATGAATGTCATACAGAAATACAGCATTGAGAGGCATTGGGAATCTCTCAATGAGGAGACTGGTGggatgaatgatgtgctctatCAGCTCTACACGATAACG AATGATCTGAAGCATCTGACACTGGCTCATCTCTTCGATAAGCCGTGCTTTCTTGGGCTGCTTGCAGTTCAG GCCGACAGTATTTCAGGCTTCCATTCCAATACCCACATTCCAGTTGTCATTGGTGCGCAGATGAGGTATGAAGTTACAGGAGATCCTCTTTACAAG CAAATAGCGACATTCTTTATGGATACAATAAATTCTTCTCATAGCTATGCAACTGGTGGCACATCTGCCGGAGAATTCTG GACCTACCCAAAACATTTAGCTGAGACTCTGAGTACTGAGAATGAGGAATCCTGCACCACATACAACATGCTTAAG ATTTCTCGCAATCTATTCAGATGGACAAAGGAAATAGCATATGCAGATTATTATGAAAGAGCACTGATAAATGGTGTTTTAAGCATTCAAAGGGGGACAGATCCTGGTGTGATGATTTACATGCTACCCCAGGCCCCAGGACACTCAAAAGCTGTGAGTTATCATGGTTGGGGAacaaagtatgattctttttgGTGTTGCTATGGGACAG GTATAGAATCCTTTTCAAAACTTGGTGATTCTATTTACTTTGAGGAGAAAGGAGATACACCTGCACTAAACATCATTCAGTACATACCAAGCACTTTCAACTGGAAAGCAGCTGGGCTTACTGTTACTCAGCAAGTCAAAACCCTCAGCTCTTCTGACTTGTATCTTCAAGTTTCACTATCCATTTCTGCAACg ACGACAAGTCAGTCGGCCAAACTGAATTTTAGAATTCCATCATGGACATCTGCTGATGGTGCAGGAGCAACTTTAAATGACAAAGATTTGGGGTCGTTATCTCCAG GATCTTTCCTCTCAATTACCAAACAGTGGAACTCAGAGGATCACCTATCACTACGCTTTCCCATCAGGTTAAGAACTGAAGCAATTAAAG ATGACCGGCCGGAGTATGCGTCCCTTCAAGCAATCCTATTTGGGCCATTTGTTCTTGCTGGCCTATCCACCGGTGACTGGGATGCAAAAGCTGGCGATAGCAGTACAATTTCAGATTGGATCACCGTTGTCCCTTCAGTGTACAACTCACAGCTGGTAACCTTCACACAAGTATCCAATGGGAAAACATTTGTCCTCTCAAGCGCAAATGGCTCCCTAACAATGCAAGAGCGACCTGAAGTTGACGGCACCGACACCGCCATCCATGCAACATTCAGGGCACACCCTCAGGACTCGACAAAGCTTCATGACATGTACAGCACAACCATGAAGGGAGCTTCCATGCTGATCGAACCATTTGACTTGCCAGGAACTGTGATCACCAACAACCTCACCCTATCTGCTCAGAAGGGCTCAGATTCCCTCTTCAACATAGTACCCGGGCTTGATGGAAATCCTAACTCAGTTTCCCTAGAGCTCGGGAACAAACCAGGGTGCTTCTTGGTGACAGGCGTGGATTACCCTGCAGGGACGAAGATTCAGGTCAGCTGCAAGAGTTCTCTTCAGAGCATTGGTGGGATACTCGAGCAGTCGGCAAGCTTTGTACAGACTGCCCCACTGAGGCAGTACCATCGTATCAGTTTTATCGCAAAGGGACTGAAGAGGAATTTCATCCTGGAACCCCTGTACAGCTTGAGGGATGAATTCTACACGGTTTACTTCAACATTGGAGCCTGA